The following proteins are encoded in a genomic region of Lates calcarifer isolate ASB-BC8 unplaced genomic scaffold, TLL_Latcal_v3 _unitig_357_quiver_974, whole genome shotgun sequence:
- the LOC108894486 gene encoding protocadherin alpha-2-like yields MVIRREKEHIWIHIVVFLCLCDWSASQLSYSVSEEVNKGTVVGNIAKDLNLNVHELEARDLRIVSSYSKKYFDVNFRTGNLFVDERIDREELCPNVVKCSLKIQAVLNNPMTAHRIEVNVLDINDNSPAFVERTYSLNISESSLTGERYFLPVAVDADIGSNSVKSYKLSQNEHFSLDVQSGGEHGVSAELVLQKALDREKQSIIKLILTAVDGGKPPRSGSLQIIVNVIDVNDNIPTFSKSLYKVRVSENANPGTLVIKLNATDSDEGMNSKILYSFIRRGNIDPSNIFDLNSETGEMTVKGTLDYEETPAYEVRVQAMDQGASPRSAQAKLLIEIIDVNDNSPEISVTSLMTPVKEDAELGTIVALVTVSDKDGGNNGAANCKVAGSVPFKLKSNYKNDYSLVVDGPLDRENTSVYNVTITATDEGSPPLSSSRVITVHVSDVNDNAPRFMESVINVYVKENSPTGSIIYTISAFDADLDNNAKLAYTLLDSSPKNILVSSVVNINSETGDIVSLQAFNFEELKTFQFKAQATDSGVPPLSSNVTVNVFILDENDNSPSILAPYSEHGSVNSESIPYSAEAGYFVAKIRAVDADSGYNALLSYHLSEPKGNNLFRIGTSTGEIRTKRRMSDNDLKTHPLVVLVSDNGEPSLSATVSIDVVVVESTADIQTQFRHVPIKEDSFSDLNLYLLIAIVSVSVIFLLSLISLIAVKCHRTDGSFSRYGPPMITTHPDGSWSYSKATQQYDVCFSSDTLKSDVVVFPAPFPPVDGELISINGGDTFTRTQTLPNKEKLTVWYSKEKIN; encoded by the exons ATGGTTATTCGACGAGAAAAGGAACACATCTGGATTCatattgttgtgtttctttgtctttgtgactGGTCTGCTTCGCAGTTATCCTACTCCGTTTCGGAGGAGGTGAACAAAGGCACCGTAGTGGGGAATATCGCTAAGGATTTAAACCTCAATGTACATGAATTAGAGGCCAGGGATCTGCGTATTGTTTCGAGTTACAGTAAGAAATATTTTGACGTGAATTTTCGAACCGGAAACCTTTTTGTTGACGAGAGAATAGACAGAGAAGAGCTGTGTCCTAATGTGGTGAAATGCTCCTTAAAAATACAAGCTGTTTTAAACAACCCAATGACTGCACACCGCATAGAGGTTAATGTTTTAGACATAAACGATAATTCACCTGCTTTTGTTGAAAGAACATATTCTCTAAATATTTCCGAATCATCCTTAACGGGAGAGCGATATTTTCTCCCAGTAGCAGTGGATGCGGACATAGGCAGCAACTCAGTGAAGAGCTACAAGCTGAgtcaaaatgaacatttctcGCTTGATGTGCAGAGCGGTGGAGAGCACGGTGTGTCTGCTGAGTTAGTGCTACAGAAAGCTTTAGACCGAGAGAAACAGTCGATAATTAAACTTATTCTGACCGCTGTAGATGGAGGAAAACCTCCTAGATCAGGCTCATTGCAAATAATTGTGAATGTAATAGATGTCAATGATAATATACCAACGTTTAGCAAATCGCTTTATAAAGTGCGTGTCAGTGAAAATGCGAATCCGGGAACACTCGTAATTAAGTTAAATGCAACCGATTCAGACGAGGGCATGAACAGTAAGATACTGTATTCCTTTATCAGACGGGGTAATATTGATCCATCAAATATTTTTGATCTAAATTCAGAAACTGGAGAAATGACTGTGAAGGGAACATTAGATTATGAAGAGACGCCTGCTTATGAGGTCAGAGTTCAAGCAATGGATCAAGGCGCTTCTCCTCGTAGTGCACAGGCTAAACTATTGATagagataattgatgtgaatGACAATTCCCCAGAAATATCAGTGACGTCACTGATGACTCCTGTAAAAGAAGATGCAGAGCTGGGGACAATAGTTGCTTTAGTTACAGTGAGtgacaaagatggaggaaaCAATGGTGCAGCTAACTGTAAAGTAGCTGGATCTGTTCCATTTAAACTGAAGTCCAACTACAAAAATGACTATTCATTAGTAGTAGATGGACCActagacagagaaaacacttcTGTTTACAATGTTACCATTACAGCAACAGATGAAGGAAGTCCACCTCTGTCCAGCAGCAGGGTCATTACTGTTCATGTTTCTGATGTCAATGACAACGCACCTCGTTTCATGGAGTCTGTCATTAATGTttatgtgaaagaaaacagtccAACAGGCTCCATTATTTATACGATAAGTGCTTTTGATGCTGATTTGGACAATAATGCAAAACTGGCTTACACGTTGTTAGACAGTTCTCCAAAGAATATTCTAGTTTCATCAGTGGTTAACATCAACTCAGAGACTGGAGATATAGTCAGTTTGCAGGCCTTTAACTTCGAGGAGTTAAAAACGTTTCAGTTTAAAGCTCAGGCTACAGACTCTGGTGTTCCTCCGCTGAGCAGCAACGTGACTGTGAACGTTTTTATCCTGGATGAGAATGACAACAGTCCCTCGATTCTCGCACCCTATTCTGAGCACGGCTCCGTTAACAGTGAGAGCATCCCCTATTCTGCTGAAGCGGGATACTTTGTAGCAAAGATCAGGGCTGTAGACGCAGACTCTGGATACAATGCGCTGCTTTCTTATCACCTCTCTGAGCCCAAAGGAAACAACCTCTTCAGGATCGGAACCAGCACTGGGGAAATCAGGACTAAGAGGAGAATGAgtgacaatgacctgaaaactcaccccttggtggtgttggtgtCTGATAACGGAGAACCCTCCCTGTCAGCTACTGTGTCTAttgatgtggtggtggttgaaAGCACAGCTGACATCCAGACTCAGTTCAGACATGTGCCCATAAAGGAGGACAGCTTCTCTGACTTAAACCTGTATCTGCTGATCGCCATTGTGTCGGTGTCAGTCATCTTTCTGCTGAGTCTCATCAGTTTAATAGCTGTCAAATGTCACAGGACAGACGGCAGTTTCAGCAGGTACGGCCCTCCAATGATCACCACCCACCCTGACGGGAGCTGGTCTTACTCTAAAGCTACTCAGCAGTATGAcgtctgtttcagctcagacacgCTCAAGAGTGACGTAGTGGTTTTCCCCGCACCGTTTCCGCCTGTAGATGGAGAACTGATCAGTATTAACGGAGGAGACACTTTTACCAGAACTCAGACTTTACCCAATAAAGAAAAG cTGACAGTGTGGTACAGCAAAGAAAAGATCAattaa